The Antechinus flavipes isolate AdamAnt ecotype Samford, QLD, Australia chromosome 4, AdamAnt_v2, whole genome shotgun sequence genomic interval TTTGCCTAGCCCAGGGACTACCTTCATGATTTCTATTTGTGGCCTACCTCTTCTCCTCACATTAGGAACTCTAAAAGAATAAGAACTCTTATGACACTCAATTTTCCACAGGCAGAGAATTaagtttccttcttcctctcactCCCAAAAGCACACAAGGAACTTCATCCAAGATTTCCTCCCCAGCTCCACCTTTCCATCCCTCAGTCCCTTAATTTTTTGTCCCCTCTCTCCCATTTCCAGGTTCAGCTATTATAGGAGTGGGAGACAATATTTTATCTAGCACTGATGGAAGGAGCAAACAAGACTTCTGAATACCCACTGTTCTCTATGTAGATCAGGTTTCTTTGGGATCAAGGAACCCAGTTGATTGGGCACAGTGGGGAGTGTGCTAGACGTGGAGTTAGAAGAACTTGGGTTTCAATGCTGGCTGCAACaattactggctatgtgacccttaTGTGATCTCTTAATTTTGCAGAGCccaattcttcatttgtaaatgagggAATACTTGTAGGTATATTTTCACACTGTGAGTAAAGTGATCGGTAATTACTTATGAGTAGTATTAATTTCAAGACAGGAAGGCTAGAAGCAGGAGTCGGGCCTCGATTTCCCAGCCTTGTTTTGTACCAGGGTGATGGGGCTTGGGTCAAGGAGCCCCTCCCCAGTCCCTTTCATTCCCATCCCCAACCCCAAATTCATTCCCATCCCATATAGACAACATTCACGGCTCTTGAGTCAAAGTACATTTATGGAAGCTGAGACCAGCCCGGCTAAGTGTCTGATGCAAGGTTGGGGGAAGCTGGCTCTGCGGGGCCGGACGCTGCGCTGCCTTCTCCATGCTGCTGTCGGAGGTACTGTTCCAACAAGGCGGACAGCTGAAGGGGCTGACGCTGCAGAAGGGAGTGAGTCTGAGATGTCAGGAAGCTCAGGCCGCCCACCAGCTCGCCCTGCATCAAAGACTGAGAGGGCAGTTTGGAGTAATTCAGGAAACCCTGATAGCTGAGGATGGTGTCATCGATGCAGCCACCTGGAAGAAAGGGGGCATGTCAGAACTAAAGTACTTAGCTGCCCAAGCACCAAGCTGTACTCTGGAGACTAAATAACAGTCCATGCCCTTAAGGACCATGCGCTCTAATAAAGGAGAAAGCGTGTAAATAACCAGCTAGCTACAAAATACAGACAGAGGCATTAGCAACTAGAGGACCAGGAAAGACCTTTTGCAGAAAGTGGGCTTTGGGAAGAGTCATGAAGGAACACCAGGAAACTAAAAGGTGCAAGTGAGGAGGCAGGGCATTTCAGGCCTGGGAGATCGCCACTGCAAAGGCACAGCAGTGGGAAAGGAAATGTGGCATTTGAGGAATTGCACAAAAGCCAGCCCAGGGAGCTGGATGGTGGAATAcatggaaagagaggaaagtgaAGGAAGTCTGGGAACACAGGAAAGGGCCACATAATGAAATGCTTTAGATGTCAGACAGAAGACTTTATAGGTATTTCAAAAGTTTTAAGCTTGGGAAGCTGAAAGAGACTCAGCACTCCCGGGAAAGGGCCTGATCAAACCTATATGTTAGAAAAACCACCTTGGCAACTGAGTGCAGGGAGGACTGAAGCTAAGGCAGGGAGAAGAGCTAAAAGGCTATGGCAGTAGTTCAGGGGAGAAAGAAGGGCTGAATTATGGCAGAGGTCCATGTGAGTGGACATTAGGGGATATACAAGAGATCTCATAAAGGTAGGAAAACCAAGACTTGGCTATAGATAGGATATAAGGATAAATGAGAGGGAGGATGGCACTGAGCTTCAAGGCCTGAAACTAGTTATCtttatttacatagtgctttaaggtcaAACATTCTTATTTGACTCAACAACATTCTCCAGGTCTAGCAATATATTCCCTAAAGCTGTTTCTACCTCCCAGCCTTTGATTAGACAGTTTTAATGATCTGAGAAGACCATGTCTCCTCATTCCTACTTCTTCTCCAACTAGTCCAGGAAGTCTTGCTTTATTAATTCTATCTGGTCCTGATCAACCCATCACTAAGCAAGAACTTTTATGATTTGTCTTACATAACttagtatttgtgtatatacacataaaggtgtaatttcaaatttttatttatacatgtcCCAATGCTCCCATTACCTTGATGGCTAGAGGGTATGTCCCTCCAATACTCAGTAAGAGGGTTATACTAAGAAGGACAGCAGATCCAGGGTCCTGATGAAGAATGAGGCGACCTGGATAATTTGACTAAAACATTCCCTACCTTTCTCCCTTGGATGTAATGGACTTTCTCTAGGTGTCCATTCCCTTCGATCACTGGTGCATTACCTGGAGATGATGCCCCCAACTCCATCCCCACTTCCCCCAACTAGGGCTCTCACCCAGTAGTGGCAGGACAGGCACGCTCCTCAGGACCCGAAGCATTTCCTTCGCCTTGGGTTCTGGGCTCACCAGTAGCATGTTATGGCCAACAAAGAGAGGAAGCAGGTTTTGGTACTTGGATTCTGCCAGGAATGGCCTCAGGATCTGAGGTAGGGAGAGTATAATTGAGAGAATGAAATACCCCATCACCCACTCCCAGCATTCAATACCTGTCAGCGTGTGGATGGGAAATGAAAAGGGAACATGGAGCCACCACGGTCAGCCTAAGTCTTTTTCTCGCTTCCCCAGGAcatgaggaaagggaaaagatgcTGCTGCTCTAGTCCAAGAAGGAGAAATTAGGGCAACATGTGATCCCCGCCTTTTCCTTACTGAATTGGGAAAGACTTTCACAAAGATGTTGTGTTTCCGAAGCTGGTGCCTGACAAGAAGCTTATCCTCAGCACTCAGGGCAACATTCTGACAGACAGCAATCATTCggttttttctgaaaacttctgCCACCTCCCTCTTGAGCAGTTGAGTCAAGCCTGACTCctaaaaatttggaagaaagacAATATGAACAGGCATTGGGTATTTGCTAGCTCATACCCCctaagaaaaacacacacacacacacacacacaaacacacgcacacacgcgcacacacacacacacacacacacacacacacacagaggcataACATGGCTGACTCATGAAACAAAATGACTTCTGAAAAGTCTGTGTTTCAGAATCAATGAAACCCTGAGTACATGTTTTCATTTCAAAGTGCTGGAGACTCTCCCATAGtagaaaaaactgaagcaataaTTTAAGGTAACacctttaaaacttttttccatttgtgacccctttttgtctgagaaatttttatgctacTCCAGGTATACAGGTATatgaaacaggtatacaaatcaaacatttgttgaCAATAAGTCTTAATTTCACAACCCCATATTgcagttatgtgaccccatatggagttgcCACCTAGTTTAAAAAGCAATGATCTAAGTGAATGGAGTCCTGTTAATCCTCTGCTTTGGTCAAGGACATAAAGCCAACTTGATCTCACACATTCTTCTAACAGTCTCATACTGCTTCTTACCTCTGAGACTGGCTTGGGAGGGGGGGGCAGACAACAAGTGGGAATAGCAGGTTTTGGGGGGATATACTGGGTCAATGCCATCAGCTTCTGTCTCTCAAAGTGCATAACTCGAACATGTCGGGTGACAGCCTTGGAAGCATGGCGAACAGTCTGGATGGTGGGCA includes:
- the MRPL10 gene encoding 39S ribosomal protein L10, mitochondrial isoform X1 codes for the protein MAMAVVGILGRRLQPRAGQLPTIQTVRHASKAVTRHVRVMHFERQKLMALTQYIPPKPAIPTCCLPPPPKPVSEESGLTQLLKREVAEVFRKNRMIAVCQNVALSAEDKLLVRHQLRKHNIFVKVFPNSILRPFLAESKYQNLLPLFVGHNMLLVSPEPKAKEMLRVLRSVPVLPLLGGCIDDTILSYQGFLNYSKLPSQSLMQGELVGGLSFLTSQTHSLLQRQPLQLSALLEQYLRQQHGEGSAASGPAEPASPNLASDT
- the MRPL10 gene encoding 39S ribosomal protein L10, mitochondrial isoform X2, translated to MHFERQKLMALTQYIPPKPAIPTCCLPPPPKPVSEESGLTQLLKREVAEVFRKNRMIAVCQNVALSAEDKLLVRHQLRKHNIFVKVFPNSILRPFLAESKYQNLLPLFVGHNMLLVSPEPKAKEMLRVLRSVPVLPLLGGCIDDTILSYQGFLNYSKLPSQSLMQGELVGGLSFLTSQTHSLLQRQPLQLSALLEQYLRQQHGEGSAASGPAEPASPNLASDT